The genome window TCTTGAAGAACATTGGAGCGGCAGGAAAGTAGGGGGATGAATGAATAGTAGGTGGGTATTTATCAgtaataatcaaaattaaagTCTGTTGGTAAAGATACTAGGGAATAATAAATAGCAGGTCGCAGCCCATGATGGTGTAGAAAGGCTTAAAAGCCAATCTACCCCACCAAGTATTAATAAACTGTTGCATAAAAGGTTTGTTAGTTGTATTTAGAATAATAGGGTGTATAAACTTTGAGGGGGCAGGCCACCAGTTTGGTATTCCTCGTGAGAGAAATGAGAACATCCTCCTTTTTGCTTATCAACATCATCATTTTCATTGCTTGTAATTTGTCACAGAGGATTCAAGTGAATTCTCAAGCTGCAGCGACAGATTCATGTGCCTCTAATTTCGACCTCAAGGGACAACTGACCTTTGATACCTCTTCTCTCGTCTGCCGCTCTGTCTGGGATGCTCAAGGTTTCATCCTTAGAGTAAGTGATCAACACAAAcgtgcacacacacacaacactAAAAACATCTAACTCTGTTTGTGGATTTCATTCTGCATATTTTCTAACTGTATATATGGTTTATCTGCTTCCTATGTATATGTGGATCAGTATGAAGAGTCGTCACCAAATTTATGGAGCTTCGTACTGTCAGCTCCAAACACAAATTCATATATTGGAATGGGGTTTTCGCCCAACGGTAAGATGGTTGGGTCAAGCGCAATCGTAGGGTGGATAGGAGCTGATGGGGGGAGTATGATCAAGAGATATCATCTAAGTGGACAAACACCAACACAGGTTGTGCCTGATCAAGGAAACTTACAAGTCGTTGGAAATTCATCTTCCCTTGTATCTCTATCCGGACGTTTGTATATTGCCTTTCAGCTCAACACCAGCCTGCCGGAATCTCGAATTCTATACTCTGTTGGGCCGGCTGGAAGGTTGCCCGTTGGACCTGGATTTCAGTTGGCGGAGCATGATCAGAAGGTGTCTACTCTTTTGAATTATGCCTCGGGTGAGTACTCAACCGCTAGTAGTAACTTTCTTGTTTAACTATAATCGTAAAGAAAAACTATAATATTAAGGCAGTTGCGTCTAGGTACTTGTTAAAATGTCATCACGTTTCTAACATTGAAACAGTACATTTATTGTGTACATAACATATCCGTCGCCCGAATATAAGATGGAAAGAATAAGAAGATAGGTGGTTAGTTGAAAGCTACATTGTGTATGTTTGACTTTGAAGCAATCAACATTAGGCATGGCACAAACCTTTACAAGTCAACAAAACGACTCTTTAGTATAGTTAAATCAGTTACTCAAGTAGTGCCTGACAagaaaaacgaaaagaaaagaTTGAAGTGTGAAAATGACAAGTTTGGGGATGCAGGTGAAAGTAAAACAAAAGGAAGTTCATCCTCAAACCTGAAGAAGAGCCATGGAATATTGAACATGTTGGGATGGGGAATAATCATACCAATAGGTGCTATGGTTGCCAGATATATGAAGCCATGGGATCCAGTTTGGTTTTATTCGCATTCACTCCTCCAGTCGCTCGGTTTTCTGTTTGGAGTTTCAGGCATTGTGTGCGGTTTTGTGTTGGAGAATCGTCTTGGGGTTGATGTTGATAAACACAAGAGCCTCGGGGTCTTCATCCTAACTCTCGGCTGTCTCCAGgtccctttcttcttcttctcaaccACTTCTGCTCGCTTCTTGTTTGTTATGTACTCGCTACTAAGTAGTCTGGCATGTTGATCAACAGGTTATTGCCTTTCTGGCGAGAGCGGACAAGGAATCCAAAGTGAGGAAATACTGGAACTGGTATCACTATGGTCTTGGAAGGGCTTTGATAATACTGGCAGTAGCCAATGTATTCTACGGCATTCATCTAGGCGATGCCGGATCTGGATGGAACGCGGGTTATGCAGTAGTTGTTTGTCTTTTGTTTCTTGTTGCTGTTATTCTGGAGGTGCGCTTGTGGATGACAGACTAGTATTTTACTTATCTCTTGTAAATAACTAGCTACCAGCCTAGTAATCCATTACCTGCTTTCATTATACTCTTGCCTCTGCCAACACTGTCCCGTCCGATTCAACAACTCAAGGTGTTATCTCTCTATCTATGCTCTTTGTCAATATCATTGTAACATGATTAAAATACCGATATACAAGTACCAAATAAATGCTAGGAATATTTGcctgataaaataatataaagcaaTTTAATTAGCAAAACGTGTTGCCTTTTCTCTGTTTCTGTTACTGGGATTGTTTTGACGAGGTTCTCGAGCAGAAACAACGCGTTCATGTCCTTGGCAGTTCCTTGTGTTGGCAAAGATCACAAACTCGTCAATCTGAATAACTGCCTTGCACCAATAGAGTATGCAGAGGTCGGAATGTAGTGCTTAGAGCAAGATCGACACAACTAATATTGCTCATTTATGCAAGCACCATGCGTAATACGATTGGAATGGTTACAATATGAGGCTCGTCTGAACTCGCAATCCCGAGACCAGAATCCCGGAAAATAAATCTTAATACGCTTAATTCGTACAACAAATTAACTTCTAACAGGATTCTCATCGTCCATTGGACTGCGGGACTGGCAAAGTGCATGTTGAAGAAGTGTTTTGAGTCGGAAAACGTGACTTGTCCATGAGAAGGTTAGAGAGGGCCAGGAGATGAAGCATAAAATTATGTTTGTTAGTATGAACGGTGGGCTGCTGACAAGTTAAAAGGGCTGGCAGTCGAAGCGTTAGCAGATCTACATGAGAAGGCACCAACTGAGGAGCTTCTGCAACCAGGAGGTTTGAAAATGTCTTGAAGAAGCTCGGGAGTAAATTTTTGAAAGTAGCCGACTGTTGAAATGGTTTTATGCATGTAATTACTACATGTCGTAAGCCTCTCCGAAGAGTAAGCTATTTGAGTTCTTACA of Daucus carota subsp. sativus chromosome 3, DH1 v3.0, whole genome shotgun sequence contains these proteins:
- the LOC108214281 gene encoding cytochrome b561 and DOMON domain-containing protein At3g07570 is translated as MRTSSFLLINIIIFIACNLSQRIQVNSQAAATDSCASNFDLKGQLTFDTSSLVCRSVWDAQGFILRYEESSPNLWSFVLSAPNTNSYIGMGFSPNGKMVGSSAIVGWIGADGGSMIKRYHLSGQTPTQVVPDQGNLQVVGNSSSLVSLSGRLYIAFQLNTSLPESRILYSVGPAGRLPVGPGFQLAEHDQKVSTLLNYASGESKTKGSSSSNLKKSHGILNMLGWGIIIPIGAMVARYMKPWDPVWFYSHSLLQSLGFLFGVSGIVCGFVLENRLGVDVDKHKSLGVFILTLGCLQVIAFLARADKESKVRKYWNWYHYGLGRALIILAVANVFYGIHLGDAGSGWNAGYAVVVCLLFLVAVILEVRLWMTD